A single window of Sparus aurata chromosome 22, fSpaAur1.1, whole genome shotgun sequence DNA harbors:
- the mtif3 gene encoding translation initiation factor IF-3, mitochondrial, with translation MSAGCLRWMLSRTVRVACGGGSGYWTPASRLTICSDRSNIIASSWRWSPFSTTVGDTGQAPVAKKKKNPHGDATVGAVGRKIPQQHIQVISEAGENLGKMHRADVIRIMDEKGLKLVLLSQNKDPPVYKLMSGKQIHEEQLRLREKQKAKAAPTQVKELTFSSGIAAHDLTTKLKQVESWLEKKHHVRITLRSGRGAPAVDMDTSLDQMVQQMGIMVGFVSKPKVIRDGQAAMCILRPPSAKELSQKNKAAAELSADSRSKTSQNKPESKTDTTEETTQQ, from the exons ATGTCTGCAGGTTGTCTGAGATGGATGCTAAGCCGAACAGTGAGGGTTGCGTGTGGCGGCggctctggctactggaccccGGCATCAAGACTTACTATATGCAGCGACAGATCTAACATCATTGCTTCCTCCTGGAGATGGTCTCCATTCTCCACCACTGTGGGAGACACAGGACAGGCTCCTGTggcgaagaaaaaaaagaatcctcATGGTGACGCCACAGTCGGCGCCGTTGGCCGCAAGATCCCACAGCAGCATATACAGGTGATAAGTGAAGCGGGAGAGAACTTGGGCAAAATGCACCGTGCAGATGTGATCAGAATCATGGACGAGAAGGGGCTCAAGCTGGTGTTGCTCAGTCAAAACAAAGATCCTCCCGTCTACAAGCTGATGAGCGGCAAACAGATCCATGAAGAGCAGCTGAGACTAAGGGAGAAACAGAAAGCAAAAGCAG CCCCTACGCAAGTGAAAGAGCTCACCTTTTCATCTGGCATCGCAGCTCATGACCTTACTACTAAGCTGAAACAAGTGGAGAGCTGGCTGGAGAAGAAGCACCATGTTAGAATTACTCTGCGATCAGGACGAGGGGCCCCTGCAGTCGACATG gACACATCTCTGGACCAGATGGTGCAACAAATGGGGATTATGGTAGGATTTGTTTCCAAACCGAAAGTCATACGTGACGGTCAGGCGGCCATGTGCATCCTGCGACCACCTTCAGCAAAAGAACTGTCACAAAAGAACAAGGCCGCAGCTGAGCTGTCAGCCGACTCCAGGTCGAAAACCTCTCAGAACAAACCTGAAAGCAAGACGGACACAACAGAAGAGACTACACAGCAGTGA